CCTGCAAATGACTCAAAAGTTCCGCGGATCTTGCTTTGGAGCCCAGCGGTGGCGTCGTCAGTAGAACCGGATGCCTCTCAGCCAGTCATGTACTTCGGAAACTCAAGAGCCTTCAAATGCGCCTCGAACTTGGGTGAAGAAGTGGCTTGCGAAGTCACCATGCAGCACCGTCGTACAACTGACAGCGACGCGTTAGTGTTCTACAGAGAAAGCATAACGGCATCGCTCCTTCCAAAATGCCGAAGTGCTGAACAGATGTGGGTATTTTGGGTGACAGCTGACCTCCCACCACCCAAATCACACAACCTTTCGCCAATTTCCGGTCTCTTTAATTGGACAATGGGACGTCGAAACGATGCAGATGTCATGGTTGCGTACAAAACGTGGCACTGCGAGTACGGCATTCGAAATTATTGCAATCATGAAAAAATGGAAGCACACATGCAGAAACGGAAATACAGAGAAGATGCAGCATGGATTGTCGGCGAGTGCGAGCGCGAGACGTTCATGAACGCCACGCGCGATTTCATCGGCAACTTGGCCAGAGATCACGAGAGGGAACGTGCAATCAGTGTTCACTTGGTGACGGGTTGCGGCTACAAACAATGTGGCTCAAGACACAACTGCGTCCGGTATATAGCGCAGA
The sequence above is drawn from the Rhipicephalus microplus isolate Deutch F79 chromosome 3, USDA_Rmic, whole genome shotgun sequence genome and encodes:
- the LOC142803531 gene encoding alpha-(1,3)-fucosyltransferase fut-3-like, encoding MENEMPEMLPFEIPMKRLRHSLSPSSSIVFLNKSGHRRPRLRKRTCSTIAVITLSILLATVFIVQQRKAPLIVEDCVEAHMSRWLPWNQPANDSKVPRILLWSPAVASSVEPDASQPVMYFGNSRAFKCASNLGEEVACEVTMQHRRTTDSDALVFYRESITASLLPKCRSAEQMWVFWVTADLPPPKSHNLSPISGLFNWTMGRRNDADVMVAYKTWHCEYGIRNYCNHEKMEAHMQKRKYREDAAWIVGECERETFMNATRDFIGNLARDHERERAISVHLVTGCGYKQCGSRHNCVRYIAQRYHFIVLVDMPECFQNASELIYDAFEHNVVPVVLEADASLQLPPKSVISSSTMRNPGELAAYLRTLLEKSQAVRPALRLEG